Proteins encoded by one window of Drosophila melanogaster chromosome X:
- the Cyp6v1 gene encoding cytochrome P450 6v1, isoform C yields MVYSTNILLAIVTILTGVFIWSRRTYVYWQRRRVKFVQPTHLLGNLSRVLRLEESFALQLRRFYFDERFRNEPVVGIYLFHQPALLIRDLQLVRTVLVEDFVSFSNRFAKCDGRSDKMGALSLFLAKQPEWREIRTRLAPAFAGAKLKQMFSLMEEIGCDLEWYLKRLTRDLRRGDAERGAIVSIKDVCDLYNTDMIASIAFGLRSYSLRNTQSEIGSHCQDLFRPNVRRIIDLFVIFYLPKLVPLLRPKLFTEPHAEFLRRVIQLVIEERERGGDLRNDLIEMLLTLKKEADLQQDKSHFTHHRDFLAAQAASFEVAGIETCSASMSFALYELAKQPLMQSRLRREIREAFASNPNGRLTYEAVARMEFLDMVVEETLRKYPIVPLLERECTPINKKRFYSLRPHAECYTRRGMPVFISNLAIHHDPKYWPDPDRFDPERFSAANKALQAPMSYMPFGAGPRNCIGMQIGLLQIKLGLVYFLHQHRVEICDRTVERIQFDAKFALLASEQRIYLKVDCL; encoded by the exons ATGGTGTACTCCACGAACATCCTGCTGGCGATAGTGACGATCCTGACGGGCGTGTTCATCTGGTCCCGGCGCACCTACGTCTACTGGCAGCGCCGGCGGGTGAAGTTCGTCCAGCCGACCCACCTGCTGGGCAACCTGAGCCGGGTGCTCCGACTGGAGGAGTCCTTTGCTCTCCAGTTGCGCCGCTTCTACTTCGACGAGCGGTTTCGCAACGAGCCCGTCGTGGGTATCTATCTGTTCCACCAGCCAGCCCTGCTTATCCGCGATCTCCAGCTGGTCCGCACCGTTCTGGTTGAGGATTTCGTCAGCTTCTCCAACCGATTCGCCAAGTGCGACGGGCGCAGCGATAAAATGGGCGCCTTATCGctatttttggccaaacaacCCGAATGGCGCGAGATCCGCACCCGTTTAGCACCAGCCTTCGCTGGCGCCAAGCTGAAACAGATGTTCTCGCTGATGGAGGAG ATCGGCTGCGACTTGGAGTGGTATCTGAAGCGTCTGACTCGAGATCTTAGACGCGGCGACGCGGAGCGAGGGGCGATTGTGAGCATCAAGGACGTGTGTGATCTGTACAACACCGACATGATAGCCAGCATCGCATTCGGACTGAGATCGTACAGCCTGAGGAACACGCAATCGGAGATCGGCTCACATTGTCAGGACCTGTTTCGGCCGAATGTGCGTCGAATAATCGACTTGTTTGTGATCTTTTACCTGCCAAAACTGGTGCCGCTGCTGCGGCCCAAACTTTTCACGGAGCCGCATGCGGAATTCCTGCGCCGAGTCATCCAGCTGGTGATCGAGGAGCGGGAGCGTGGCGGTGATCTGCGCAACGATCTCATCGAGATGCTGCTGACGCTCAAGAAGGAGGCGGATCTGCAGCAGGACAAGTCGCACTTCACGCACCATCGGGACTTCTTGGCCGCTCAGGCGGCATCCTTTGAGGTGGCCGGCATTGAGACCTGCTCGGCGAGCATGTCCTTCGCCCTCTACGAGTTGGCCAAACAACCCCTGATGCAGTCGCGCCTGCGCCGCGAAATACGTGAGGCTTTCGCCAGCAATCCCAATGGGAGGCTCACCTACGAGGCCGTCGCCCGCATGGAGTTTCTCGACATGGTCGTGGAGGAGACTCTGCGCAAGTATCCAATTGTGCCACTCTTGGAGCGCGAGTGCACGCCGATTAACAAGAAGCGCTTCTACTCGCTGAGGCCACACGCCGAGTGCTACACCCGCCGTGGGATGCCCGTGTTCATATCCAATCTGGCCATACATCACGATCCTAAG TACTGGCCGGACCCGGACCGATTCGACCCGGAGCGCTTTAGTGCGGCGAACAAGGCGCTGCAGGCGCCCATGTCCTACATGCCCTTTGGGGCGGGGCCGCGCAATTGCATCGGGATGCAAATCGGACTGCTGCAGATAAAGCTGGGCCTCGTTTACTTCTTGCACCAACATCGCGTCGAGATTTGCGACCGCACCGTGGAGCGGATTCAATTCGACGCCAAGTTCGCGCTGCTAGCCAGTGAGCAACGCATATACCTCAAGGTCGACTGCTTATAG